A window of the Nicotiana sylvestris unplaced genomic scaffold, ASM39365v2 Un00005, whole genome shotgun sequence genome harbors these coding sequences:
- the LOC138884608 gene encoding uncharacterized protein gives MGQLATNQNTRPAGALPSDREKNPQVSAITLRTGRELEEVPKKRKDKPIPEGELIPKATQEANKDDTVLAPIQLVDAILDITKYAKYIKDTVANKRRLTEFETVALTEECTSRDSLEKAIVLFESLDINDEVEEMKHILNASCEYMKGSHPFEPLNMPNGPPPKPSIEEAPKLELNPLPSHLHYTYLGSSDTLPVIISSDLSELQEEKLLRVLRKLKRVIGWTMSNIRGTSTAFCMHKILMEEGHKPRIEQQRCLNPNMKEVVRKEVIKWLDADGYSGYNQIVIALEDQEKTTFTCPYGTYAFKRMPFGLCNAPVTFQRLLEKDTSLKFDDACLKEFDDLKRRLATAPIIIALDWKLPFELMCDASDIAIGAVLGLENRGHVTEGESIKETFTDEHLLAITSDETSWYADYVNFNTSGVTPPEFTNDHRRRFLHDVRFYMWDEPFLYKQCAYQLVRRCFPEEEMNAILHDYYASLYGGHHGGDKTAQKVLQSGFYWPKLFKDAHAFIKNCDKCQRTVDCVSKWVEAIVLPTNDAKVVVLRLTKWRQQAKYPNNKRETIINNLLKSLLAVVDESEQEEEEPLVRRTVKRGTSTTSSNLPSKGIEIREPVPYQSQPSKQRDPRDKGKQKTMAEFESESDSDDEFPHVDMSDEDEGKTIDRAA, from the exons atgGGACAGTTAGCTACAAATCAAAATACTAGACCTGCAggtgctcttccaagtgatagagagaaaaatccgcaagttagtgcaattacacttagaactggaagggaattagaagaagttccaaagaagagaaaagacaagcctatacctgagggtgaattgattcccaaagcaacacagGAAGCAAACAAAGATGATACAGTTTTAGCGCCT attcaattgGTAGATGCGATTCTTGATATTACAAAGTATGCCAAGTACATAAAAGATACtgtggctaacaagaggagattgactgaattcgaaacagttgcacttactgaggagtgcacttcaagg GATTCCTTAGAGaaagcaattgtgttgtttgaGAGTTTAGACATTAATGATGAAGTTGAAGAGATGAAGCATATTTTGAATGCATCATGTGAATATATGAAAGGTTCACatccctttgaacctttgaacaTGCCAAATGGTCCTCCTCCGAAGCCATCAATTGAAGAAGCTCCAAAATTAGAACTAAATcctttaccttctcaccttcattatacttatttgggtagttctgatacgttacctgttattatttcttcTGACTTGTCTGAATTGCAGGAGGAAAAATTGTTGAGAGTACTACGTAAGCTTAAAAGAGTaattgggtggacaatgtctAACATAAGAGGTACTAGTACAGCTTtctgcatgcataaaattctcatggaggaaggaCACAAGCCGAGAATAGAACAACAACGCTGCCTAAATCccaacatgaaagaggtggtaagaaaagaagtaattaaatggcttgatgcag ATGGctactcaggatataatcagattgttatagccctagaggaccaagagaagaccacatttacatgtccctacgggacatatgcatttaaaagaatgccatttggtctttgcaatgcacctgtgacttttcaaag gcttcttgagaaagatacatctttGAAGTTTGATGACGCTTGTCTGAAAGAATTTGATGATCTAAAAAGAAGATTAGCTACTGCACCAATTATTATTGCTCTagattggaaacttccatttgagttgatgtgtgacgcaagtgacatagccattggagctgttttggg GTTGGAAAATCgaggccatgtcactgaaggagagtcaatcaaagaaacatttactgacgaacatttgctagccatcacttcggatgaaacctcgtggtatgctgattatgtgaatttcaatacaagtggggtgactccaccagaattcacaAATGATCATAGAAGAAGATTTTTACATGACGTGAGATTCTAcatgtgggacgagccttttctatacaagcaatgTGCATATCAATTGGTAAGAAGATGTttccctgaggaggagatgaatgcaatattgcatgatTATTATGcttctctttatggaggtcatcatggtggagacaaaactgcacaaaaggttttacaatcaggtttttactggccTAAATTGTTTAAAGACGCACATGCTTTTATTAAAAATTGTGACAAGTGTCAAAGAACAG TCGATTgtgtgtctaagtgggttgaggccattgttcttcctactaatgatgcaaAGGTAGTG GTACTTAGGCTCACAAAATGGCGGCAACAAGCAAAATATCCAAACAACAAGAGGGAGACAATAATAAACAACCTCCTAAAAAGCCTACTG GCAGTAGTTGATGAATCTGAGCAAGAGGAGGAGGAACCATTGGTAAGAAGGACGGTGAAGAGGGGTACTTCAACAACATCATCAAATCTGCCAAGCAAGGGGATAGAAATTAGAGAACCTGTGCCATACCAAAGCCAACCTTCTAAGCAAAGAGACCCGAGAGATAAAGGGAAGCAGAAAACTATGGCAGAATTTGAGTCTGAGTCCGATTCAGATGATGAGTTCCCACATGTTGACATGAGTGATGAAGATGAGGGCAAAACAATAGACCGAGCTGCCTGA